The following proteins are encoded in a genomic region of Bosea beijingensis:
- a CDS encoding TPM domain-containing protein → MFAAEPTYPALTGRVVDGANLLAPDVRQRLEDKLKAHEDKTSDQVVVATLPSLQDVTIEDFANGLFRYWKLGQKAKNNGALLIVAPKERKVRIEVGYGLEGALTDALSKVIITTAIAPKFKTGDFAGGIEAGVDAILTILAGDAEEWQRKAEVRSDESTLGEDIAVIIAMIFIFLFIVAFLRGLSQQGGVRRHRLRNGQWVTLPQSTGWSTGSGSNSGWSGGGGGWSSGGGGFSGGGGSSGGGGASGDW, encoded by the coding sequence GTGTTCGCCGCCGAGCCGACCTATCCGGCCCTGACCGGGCGGGTCGTCGACGGCGCCAATCTGCTCGCGCCCGATGTCCGGCAGCGGCTCGAAGACAAGCTCAAGGCGCATGAGGACAAGACCTCCGACCAGGTCGTCGTCGCGACCCTGCCGTCGCTGCAGGACGTCACGATCGAGGATTTCGCCAACGGGCTCTTCCGGTATTGGAAGCTCGGCCAGAAGGCCAAGAACAACGGCGCCCTGCTGATCGTCGCGCCGAAGGAGCGCAAGGTCCGCATCGAGGTGGGCTACGGCCTGGAAGGGGCTCTGACCGATGCCCTCTCCAAGGTCATCATCACCACGGCGATCGCGCCGAAATTCAAGACCGGCGACTTTGCCGGGGGTATCGAGGCTGGCGTCGACGCCATCCTGACGATCCTTGCGGGGGATGCCGAGGAATGGCAGCGCAAGGCCGAGGTGCGCTCGGACGAGAGCACGCTGGGCGAGGATATCGCGGTCATCATCGCGATGATCTTCATCTTCCTGTTCATCGTCGCCTTCCTGCGCGGGCTGAGCCAGCAGGGCGGCGTGCGCCGGCATCGCCTGCGCAACGGCCAGTGGGTGACGCTGCCGCAGAGCACGGGCTGGAGCACCGGCTCCGGTTCCAACTCGGGCTGGAGCGGCGGTGGAGGCGGCTGGAGCTCGGGCGGCGGCGGATTTTCAGGTGGCGGCGGCTCCTCGGGCGGCGGCGGGGCTTCGGGAGACTGGTGA
- a CDS encoding TPM domain-containing protein, whose amino-acid sequence MDTADRDAISEAVRRAESMTAGEIVVVIDRAASSYRNVPVIMALTLALFVPWPLLWLTVMSAPRIFLIQLICAAGLLASLLWYGRGGRFVPGFVKRRRAHDVALREFTARGLTRTKGRTGVLLYIALQERYAEIIADTGIDGLVEKDTWRGIIEPLLAAAREDRLTEGLIAAVGSVGAVLGQHVPPVPGDVDELSNKVILL is encoded by the coding sequence ATGGATACAGCCGACAGGGACGCGATCTCGGAAGCCGTGCGCCGGGCCGAGAGCATGACCGCGGGCGAGATCGTCGTGGTGATCGACCGCGCGGCGTCAAGCTATCGCAACGTCCCGGTGATCATGGCGCTGACGCTGGCGCTGTTCGTGCCCTGGCCGCTTTTGTGGCTCACGGTGATGAGCGCGCCGCGGATCTTCCTGATCCAGTTGATCTGCGCTGCCGGCCTGCTGGCGAGCCTGCTCTGGTATGGCCGAGGCGGACGTTTCGTGCCGGGTTTCGTCAAACGCCGGCGCGCGCATGACGTGGCGCTGCGCGAGTTCACGGCGCGCGGGCTGACGCGGACGAAGGGACGCACCGGTGTGCTGCTCTATATCGCGCTGCAGGAGCGTTATGCCGAGATTATCGCCGATACCGGCATCGACGGGCTGGTCGAGAAGGATACTTGGCGCGGAATCATCGAGCCATTGCTTGCCGCTGCGCGGGAGGACCGCCTGACCGAAGGTCTGATTGCAGCCGTGGGTTCGGTCGGGGCCGTGCTGGGGCAGCATGTGCCGCCCGTGCCCGGCGATGTCGACGAACTCTCGAACAAGGTCATCCTGCTTTAA
- a CDS encoding DUF1223 domain-containing protein, with translation MSPRPRHLAATVAAFALGMAAAQALAQTPAKPLKAVIELFTSQGCSSCPPADALVAELAKDPELIALTLPVTYWDYLGWKDTLGKDSFAKRQKFYAKARGDGQVYTPQVVINGATHAIGSERAEIEKAVNQFATTGFAAKVSLKEENGALQIQVAPTGSESETTAGIWILPTTHQAAVPVTRGENQGRTLAYANVVRGMVRVGEWAGKEATVTAPLSATQAPEADGYVVVVQTERPNKYGYMMPGAILGAAKGLAKR, from the coding sequence ATGTCCCCTCGCCCGCGCCATCTCGCAGCGACCGTCGCCGCCTTTGCCCTCGGCATGGCTGCGGCGCAGGCGCTGGCGCAGACGCCCGCGAAGCCCCTGAAGGCGGTGATCGAGCTCTTCACCAGTCAGGGCTGCTCCTCCTGCCCGCCGGCCGATGCGCTCGTCGCCGAACTGGCCAAGGACCCGGAGTTGATCGCGCTGACCCTGCCGGTGACCTACTGGGACTATCTCGGCTGGAAGGACACGCTCGGCAAGGATTCCTTCGCGAAGCGCCAAAAGTTTTACGCCAAGGCCCGCGGAGACGGGCAGGTCTACACCCCGCAGGTCGTGATCAACGGCGCCACCCATGCGATCGGCTCGGAGCGGGCGGAGATCGAGAAGGCGGTCAACCAGTTCGCGACGACCGGCTTCGCCGCCAAGGTCAGCCTGAAGGAAGAGAACGGCGCTCTCCAGATCCAGGTCGCTCCGACGGGGAGCGAGAGCGAGACCACGGCCGGCATCTGGATCCTGCCGACCACGCATCAGGCGGCCGTGCCGGTGACGCGCGGCGAGAACCAGGGCCGCACGCTCGCCTATGCCAATGTCGTGCGCGGGATGGTCCGCGTCGGCGAGTGGGCCGGCAAGGAGGCGACGGTCACCGCGCCGCTATCCGCCACCCAGGCACCCGAGGCCGATGGCTATGTCGTCGTCGTCCAGACCGAGCGCCCCAACAAGTACGGCTATATGATGCCCGGCGCGATCCTCGGCGCCGCGAAGGGGCTGGCGAAGCGCTGA
- a CDS encoding lipid A biosynthesis lauroyl acyltransferase — protein sequence MIGVIRALFGFLRLLGPERASDLGGWLLRSASPLIPVNRVALANIRAAFPEKDEAEVKRIARGAWENLGRVAGEYAHLKTLFDYDYLNPDKPSRVEVKGIEHFIALKDDEKPGLIFSTHLANWELPAICAQAYDLETTAVFRAPNDPAIAAVVHEIRSGTMGGLAAAKQGAAFAMQGVLENGGHLGMLIDQHFTRGVVVPFFGRPALTNPIMGKFARRFECPVHGVRVIRLPNHRFRLELTPPLDLPRDANGEIDVQGAMAMMTAVVEGWVREYPEQWLWMHRRWRPNMISAAAREAFDHAGATVPVFKAT from the coding sequence ATGATCGGCGTGATCCGCGCCCTGTTCGGCTTCCTGCGCCTGCTCGGGCCGGAGCGCGCCAGCGACCTCGGCGGCTGGCTCCTGCGCAGCGCGAGCCCGCTGATTCCGGTCAATCGCGTCGCACTCGCCAATATCCGCGCCGCCTTCCCCGAGAAGGACGAGGCCGAGGTGAAGCGCATCGCGCGCGGCGCCTGGGAGAATCTCGGCCGCGTTGCCGGTGAATATGCCCATCTGAAGACGCTCTTCGATTACGATTACCTCAACCCCGACAAGCCTTCGCGCGTCGAGGTCAAGGGCATCGAGCATTTCATCGCGCTCAAGGACGACGAGAAGCCCGGCCTGATCTTCTCGACGCATCTCGCCAACTGGGAGCTGCCGGCGATCTGCGCGCAGGCCTATGATCTCGAGACCACCGCGGTCTTCCGGGCGCCGAACGACCCGGCGATCGCCGCTGTCGTCCACGAGATCCGCTCCGGCACGATGGGTGGGCTCGCCGCCGCCAAGCAGGGAGCGGCCTTCGCCATGCAGGGCGTGCTGGAGAATGGCGGCCATCTCGGCATGCTGATCGACCAGCATTTCACCCGTGGCGTCGTGGTGCCTTTCTTCGGCCGCCCGGCGCTGACCAACCCGATCATGGGCAAATTCGCCAGGCGCTTCGAATGCCCGGTCCATGGCGTGCGCGTCATCCGCCTGCCGAACCACCGCTTCCGGCTGGAACTGACGCCGCCGCTCGACCTGCCCCGCGACGCCAATGGCGAGATCGACGTCCAGGGCGCGATGGCGATGATGACGGCGGTCGTCGAGGGCTGGGTGCGCGAGTATCCCGAACAATGGCTCTGGATGCATCGCCGCTGGCGGCCCAACATGATCTCGGCCGCCGCGCGTGAGGCCTTCGATCACGCCGGCGCGACCGTGCCGGTTTTCAAGGCAACGTGA
- a CDS encoding zinc-binding dehydrogenase, with protein MRSLQLHGDRDLRLEDIEPPPSPAPGEVQIRIKAVGLNYLDLWGFRGMAFAKRKMPQAAGVEAAGEIVCVGEGVTGFAPGDTVTAYGADTCGQCKACREGRDNLCENVAGIMGFHIDGFARELLNRPARLTIKAPKGVSFEDAACAPIGFGTVQHMLFDNAKLEPGESVLVHAGGSGIGTAAILMAKAIGCTVYTTVGDDEKGAKAKALGADHVINYREDRFEGVVRKLTGRKGVDVVFEHVGADTWNGSLLCLKRGGRLVTCGATSGPSATINLMQLFQQQYRITGSFGCRMENIAQSLEKMAGGMKPVIDSVFPLAEFEKGLARIEGRKVFGKVVIAF; from the coding sequence ATGCGTTCTCTCCAGCTCCATGGTGACCGTGATCTCCGTCTCGAAGACATCGAGCCGCCGCCGTCGCCGGCTCCCGGCGAGGTGCAGATCCGCATCAAGGCCGTCGGGCTGAACTATCTCGACCTCTGGGGCTTCCGCGGCATGGCCTTCGCCAAGCGCAAGATGCCGCAGGCGGCCGGCGTCGAAGCGGCCGGCGAGATCGTCTGCGTCGGCGAGGGCGTCACCGGCTTCGCACCCGGCGACACCGTCACCGCCTATGGCGCCGATACCTGCGGCCAGTGCAAGGCCTGCCGCGAGGGCCGCGACAATCTCTGCGAGAACGTCGCCGGCATCATGGGCTTCCATATCGACGGCTTCGCGCGCGAATTGCTCAACCGCCCGGCCCGCCTCACCATCAAGGCGCCGAAGGGCGTCTCCTTCGAGGATGCCGCCTGCGCCCCGATCGGCTTCGGCACGGTCCAGCACATGCTGTTCGACAACGCGAAGCTGGAGCCCGGCGAATCCGTGCTCGTCCATGCCGGCGGCTCCGGCATCGGCACGGCCGCGATCCTGATGGCCAAGGCGATCGGCTGCACGGTCTACACGACGGTCGGCGACGACGAGAAGGGCGCCAAGGCCAAGGCGCTCGGCGCAGACCACGTCATCAACTACCGCGAGGACCGGTTCGAGGGCGTCGTCCGCAAGCTGACCGGCCGCAAGGGCGTCGATGTCGTGTTCGAGCATGTCGGTGCCGACACCTGGAACGGCTCGCTGCTCTGCCTGAAGCGCGGCGGCCGGCTCGTCACCTGCGGCGCGACCTCCGGCCCCTCGGCCACGATCAACCTGATGCAGCTCTTCCAGCAGCAATATCGCATCACCGGCTCCTTCGGCTGCCGGATGGAGAATATCGCGCAGTCGCTGGAGAAGATGGCCGGTGGGATGAAGCCGGTGATCGACTCGGTCTTCCCGCTCGCCGAATTCGAGAAGGGGCTCGCCCGGATCGAGGGCCGCAAGGTCTTCGGCAAGGTCGTCATCGCCTTCTGA